A single Leptidea sinapis chromosome 2, ilLepSina1.1, whole genome shotgun sequence DNA region contains:
- the LOC126977131 gene encoding dynein regulatory complex subunit 4, giving the protein MPPKGGKKAPAIIIDGVDTSEMSREKLEQFALKVKEELDKEREERNYFQLERDKIRTFWEITRQQLEEAKAELRNKERATEEAQEENEALLETEKQKIKHLKYEQQAAAAALRAENLVALKSAKEEYTEQEIELLHDKRVIRQEMREKQLSAQDELRRAKLIHAEELSKVRAEFEERARQIEDKADKKLHETKVELTVKHRTEIAEVEERKNKQLSELIAHHERAFSDLKNYYNDITLNNLGLISSLKQQMEEMQKVKERAEKIARDAVAESKSLREPLEAAIIDNKELKRQMSNYDRDKASLAAKTKQLASLEKQFEVLKWEYEVIQVRFDRILVERDELKARFSRAVLEVQQRAALKTALLEAKLKHFEGRDMGPSELHDIMKMKDTQVDDLRYEAARLRKAHDDLLATYEAKLAKLGVPAEELGFKPLKAVAVAGLSPIVGQGPAGLVTRDQI; this is encoded by the exons Atg CCACCAAAAGGAGGGAAAAAAGCACCAG ctATCATCATCGATGGAGTGGATACGTCTGAGATGTCAAGAGAAAAACTTGAGCAGTTCGCTCTTAAAGTTAAAGAGGAGCTAGATAAGGAACGGGAAGAAAGAAACTACTTTCAACTTGAGAGGGATAAAATAAGAACTTTCTGGGAGATAACACGTCAACAATTAGAAGAAGCAAAGGCTGAATTGAGAAATAAAGAAAGAGCTACCGAAGAAGCACAAGAAGAAAATGAAGCGCTTTTGGAAACAGAGAAGCAAAAAATCAAACATCTTAAGTATGAGCAGCAAGCAGCTGCGGCTGCTTTAAGAGCTGAAAATCTGGTAGCATTAAAATCTGCTAAAGAAGAATATACGGAACAAGAGATAGAACTTTTGCATGATAAAAGAGTCATACGTCAAGAAATGAGGGAGAAACAATTATCAGCACAAGATGAACTTCGACGCGCTAAGCTCATTCATGCTGAGGAATTATCGAAAGTCAGAGCTGAGTTTGAAGAGAGGGCTCGTCAAATTGAAGATAAAGCTGATAAGAAGCTGCATGAGACAAAAGTGGAGTTAACTGTCAAACATAGAACAGAAATAGCAGAGGTTGAGGagagaaaaaataaacaactatCGGAGCTGATTGCACATCACGAAAGAGCATTCTCAGATTTAAAGAACTACTACAACGATATAACGCTGAATAACTTag GATTAATAAGCAGTCTTAAACAACAGATGGAAGAAATGCAAAAAGTTAAAGAGAGGGCAGAGAAAATAGCAAGAGACGCCGTGGCTGAATCAAAGAGTCTGCGTGAACCTTTGGAAGCTGCTATCATTGATAACAAGGAGTTGAAACGGCAAATGTCTAACTATGATAGAGATAAGGCTTCATTAGCT GCCAAAACAAAACAACTCGCATCATTGGAAAAGCAATTTGAAGTTCTCAAGTGGGAGTACGAAGTTATACAAGTACGCTTCGATCGAATCTTAGTTGAGCGAGACGAATTAAAGGCAAG ATTCTCTAGAGCAGTTCTTGAAGTACAACAGAGAGCGGCGTTGAAGACCGCTTTGTTGGAAGCTAAGCTCAAACATTTTGAAGGCAGAGACATGGGTCCTAGTGAATTACAT gatataatgaaaatgaaagaTACACAAGTTGATGACCTTCGATATGAAGCAGCAAGGTTGAGGAAAGCTCACGATGACTTATTGGCGACGTATGAGGCTAAGTTGGCAAAGCTTGGTGTGCCAGCGGAAGAACTGGGCTTCAA